Within the Setaria viridis chromosome 3, Setaria_viridis_v4.0, whole genome shotgun sequence genome, the region AACCCGGTGAAAGGCAACCGGAGATGGAAGCctgacgaggagaagaaggatgacgaggagaaggaagacggcttccccaaggtggacggctgcttcatgatcttcggcggcccagCGGCGTACGACTCCAAACGCCGTCAGAAGCTAGAGCACCGCGAAGTCTATGAGGCCGAGCCTGCgacaccggccttcctcgactggtcggggtccaccatcaccttcgaccggtctgaccacccgggacgcgtccgACATCCGGGGCGCTACCCTCTCGTCATCGACCCTATCGTCGGCacaacgcgcctcaccaaggtgctgatggacggaggcagcagcctcaacatcctctacgtcgagactctcgacgccatggggattgaCCACTCTCGCCTCCGCCCTAGCAAGGTACCATTCCACGGCGTCATGCCAGGGAAacaggcgatgcctctcgggcagatcgacttgcccgtcact harbors:
- the LOC140222243 gene encoding uncharacterized protein yields the protein MKRYFVGNPVKGNRRWKPDEEKKDDEEKEDGFPKVDGCFMIFGGPAAYDSKRRQKLEHREVYEAEPATPAFLDWSGSTITFDRSDHPGRVRHPGRYPLVIDPIVGTTRLTKVLMDGGSSLNILYVETLDAMGIDHSRLRPSKVPFHGVMPGKQAMPLGQIDLPVTFGTPSNYRKEVLTFEVVGFRGTYHAILGRPCYAKFMAIPNYTYLKLKLPGPNGVITVSSSFQKVYECDVECS